The following coding sequences lie in one Kribbella sp. NBC_00709 genomic window:
- a CDS encoding GntR family transcriptional regulator, whose protein sequence is MTKAEIAYDLVREQLLRGDLVPGAVIPQAALARELGVSTTPLREALRRLMTEGLVELDAHRDARVTRLTLEEARDLIEVRRSLDPLAAGLAAERRTREDLAVIRQAAEELRPLRTDPATAELLTHRRFHVAIYTASHNQLLVQNLDGLWDKADRYRRLALEDGRTEADLDRTHSEHRALVDAVAAGDSATATTVMLAHVEASLGARAVARLTSVAAEPAARSLRGIRGGRA, encoded by the coding sequence GTGACGAAGGCGGAGATTGCCTACGACCTCGTCCGCGAACAGCTGCTCCGGGGCGACCTGGTGCCGGGCGCGGTCATCCCGCAGGCCGCCCTCGCCCGCGAGCTCGGCGTGAGTACGACGCCGTTGCGCGAGGCGCTGCGCCGGCTGATGACCGAGGGCCTGGTCGAGCTCGACGCGCACCGCGACGCGCGCGTCACCCGGCTGACCCTGGAGGAGGCCCGCGACCTGATCGAAGTACGCCGTTCCCTCGACCCGCTCGCAGCCGGCCTGGCCGCAGAGCGCCGTACTCGCGAGGACCTCGCAGTGATCCGGCAGGCGGCCGAGGAGTTGCGGCCGCTGCGCACCGACCCCGCAACGGCTGAGCTGCTCACGCACCGGCGCTTCCACGTGGCGATCTACACGGCGTCGCACAACCAGTTGCTGGTGCAGAATCTGGACGGCCTCTGGGACAAGGCCGACCGGTACCGCAGGCTGGCCCTCGAGGACGGCCGGACCGAGGCGGACCTGGACCGCACGCACTCCGAGCACCGCGCCCTGGTCGACGCGGTCGCCGCCGGTGATTCCGCCACCGCGACGACGGTGATGCTGGCGCATGTCGAAGCCAGCCTCGGTGCGCGCGCCGTCGCCCGCCTGACATCCGTCGCCGCCGAGCCCGCTGCCCGGTCCCTTCGAGGGATCCGAGGAGGACGCGCATGA
- a CDS encoding isocitrate/isopropylmalate dehydrogenase family protein, with protein MAYRLGVLDGDGIGPEIVPAAVQVLDAALAATGADPVEWVSLPVGATAIETHGSALPDVTVETLDKLDGWLLGPHDSASYPAEHRARLNPSGFLRKHFDLFANIRPARAFEGTPALVPGLDLVVVRENTEGFYADRSTYRGTGEYMPTKDVAIAMGIFTRPAIERIARQACELALRRSRHLTIVHKANVLRTTTGFFLEICREVAADYPQLRVDDFHIDAMTVHLVRHGADFDVLVTENMFGDILSDLTGELAGSLGIAPSINASHDRAMAQAAHGSAPDIAGRGLANPTAMIASGAMLLDWLGVTETAKLVDQALRAAVAGGTRTADLGGTASTSAFAEAVIGELT; from the coding sequence ATGGCGTATCGACTGGGAGTCCTCGACGGCGACGGCATCGGGCCGGAGATCGTTCCGGCTGCGGTTCAGGTGCTCGACGCGGCGCTGGCCGCGACCGGCGCCGATCCGGTCGAGTGGGTTTCGCTGCCGGTCGGCGCGACCGCGATCGAGACGCACGGCAGTGCGCTGCCCGACGTCACGGTCGAGACGCTGGACAAGCTCGATGGCTGGCTGCTCGGTCCGCACGACAGCGCGTCGTACCCGGCCGAGCATCGCGCCCGGCTGAACCCGAGCGGATTCCTCCGCAAGCACTTCGACCTGTTCGCGAACATCAGGCCGGCGCGCGCGTTCGAGGGGACGCCGGCACTCGTGCCTGGGCTCGACCTGGTCGTGGTGCGGGAGAACACCGAGGGCTTCTACGCCGATCGCAGCACCTACCGCGGCACTGGCGAGTACATGCCGACCAAGGACGTGGCGATCGCGATGGGGATCTTCACCCGGCCGGCGATCGAGCGGATCGCGCGGCAGGCGTGTGAGCTCGCATTGCGCCGGAGCCGGCACCTGACGATCGTGCACAAGGCCAACGTGCTGCGGACCACGACCGGGTTCTTTCTGGAGATCTGCCGGGAGGTCGCGGCCGACTACCCGCAGTTGCGGGTCGACGACTTCCACATCGACGCGATGACTGTGCATCTGGTCCGGCACGGGGCGGACTTCGACGTACTCGTGACCGAGAACATGTTCGGCGACATCCTCTCCGACCTGACCGGCGAGCTGGCCGGGTCGCTCGGTATCGCGCCGTCGATCAACGCGTCGCACGACCGGGCGATGGCGCAGGCCGCGCACGGTTCGGCGCCGGACATCGCGGGACGCGGACTCGCCAACCCGACGGCGATGATCGCGTCCGGCGCGATGCTGCTGGACTGGCTGGGCGTCACCGAGACCGCCAAACTCGTCGACCAGGCACTCCGGGCAGCCGTCGCCGGTGGTACGCGCACCGCCGACCTCGGCGGCACCGCCAGTACTTCGGCGTTCGCCGAGGCCGTTATCGGTGAGTTGACATGA
- a CDS encoding GDSL-type esterase/lipase family protein: protein MSDVWTGYQHRAVDADGWTTFWRLDPRGHDFQLSDWSGDPDRAGHRLWERAATPAGVRGAWRTSATSVELEIRAALSIYTRIAPVDVLVDGELHQRCAVEEGEQRLTIELPGRPVEVEIWLPQAGKIELREFSFDGEAEPLAPTGPRWITYGSSITQAGGAYGPSETWPALVARKHGWRCASLGFAGECHLDPIAARTIRDLPAELISLCLGINIHGGATFSGRTLPGQVEAFIATVRGGHPQTPLVVITPLPAPDREGKPNAVGLTLDDVRDCVELGARTDPGVQVIDGRTILSADEARALYADEVHPGPDGYRLIGERLAGRLTQLG, encoded by the coding sequence ATGAGTGACGTGTGGACCGGATACCAGCACCGCGCGGTCGATGCGGACGGCTGGACGACGTTCTGGCGACTGGATCCGCGTGGTCACGACTTCCAGCTGTCCGACTGGTCCGGCGATCCGGATCGCGCCGGCCATCGGCTGTGGGAGCGTGCCGCGACCCCCGCGGGCGTGCGCGGAGCCTGGCGTACTTCGGCGACATCGGTCGAGCTGGAGATCCGGGCGGCGCTCTCCATCTACACCAGGATCGCGCCCGTCGACGTCCTCGTCGACGGCGAGCTGCACCAGCGGTGCGCGGTGGAAGAGGGCGAGCAACGGCTGACGATCGAGCTGCCGGGGCGGCCGGTCGAGGTCGAGATCTGGCTCCCCCAGGCCGGGAAGATCGAGCTCCGGGAGTTCTCCTTCGACGGTGAGGCCGAGCCGCTGGCGCCGACCGGGCCGCGCTGGATCACCTACGGCAGCTCGATCACGCAAGCCGGCGGCGCGTACGGACCGTCGGAGACCTGGCCCGCGCTGGTCGCCCGAAAGCACGGCTGGCGCTGCGCCTCGCTCGGTTTCGCCGGCGAGTGTCACCTCGACCCCATCGCCGCCCGGACGATCCGCGACCTACCTGCCGAGTTGATCTCGCTGTGCCTCGGCATCAACATCCACGGCGGAGCAACCTTCAGCGGCCGCACTCTCCCCGGCCAGGTCGAGGCGTTCATCGCGACCGTTCGCGGGGGTCATCCGCAGACTCCGCTGGTCGTGATCACCCCGCTGCCCGCCCCGGACCGCGAAGGCAAGCCGAACGCGGTGGGCCTCACACTCGACGACGTCCGTGACTGCGTCGAGCTCGGCGCCCGGACCGATCCCGGCGTACAGGTGATCGACGGCCGGACCATCCTCAGCGCGGACGAAGCCCGGGCCCTGTATGCGGACGAGGTGCATCCAGGGCCCGACGGCTATCGACTGATCGGCGAACGCCTCGCCGGGCGGCTCACTCAGCTGGGCTGA